DNA from Bradyrhizobium diazoefficiens USDA 110:
GGTCCATCCGGACTGGTCCGCGCTCCGCCCGCTCGAACAGCCAACATCACTTCAGGAGCAATTGGCATGACCACCCAACGCCTCGGCCTCATCATGAACGGTGTCACCGGCCGCATGGGGCTCAACCAGCATCTGATCCGCTCGATCGTCGCGATCCGCGACCAGGGCGGCGTCCGCTTGAAGAACGGCGACCGCATCATGCCCGATCCGATCCTGGTCGGCCGCAGCGCCGAGAAGGTCGAGGCGCTTGCAAAGCGCTTCAACATCGCGCGCTGGACCACCGACCTCGATGCGGCGCTGGCCGACAAGAACGACACCATGTTCTTCGACGCCGCGACCACGCAGGCGCGGCCGGGCCTGCTGACCCAGGCCATCAATGCCGGCAAGCACGTCTATTGCGAGAAGCCGATCGCGACGAACTTTGAAGAGGCCCTCGAGGTCGTCAAGCTCGCCAATTCCAAGGGCGTCAAGCACGGCACCGTGCAGGACAAGCTGTTCCTGCCCGGCCTGAAGAAGATCGCCTTCCTGCGCGACTCCGGCTTCTTCGGCCGCATCCTCTCGGTGCGCGGCGAGTTCGGCTATTGGGTGTTCGAGGGCGGCTGGCAGGAGGCGCAGCGGCCGTCCTGGAACTACCGCGACGAGGACGGCGGCGGCATCATCCTCGACATGGTCTGCCACTGGCGCTACGTGCTCGACAACCTCTTTGGCAACGTCCAGAGCGTGGTCTGCATCGGCAACACCGACATCCCCGAGCGTTTTGACGAGCAGGGCAAGAAGTACAAGGCGACCGCGGACGATTCCGCCTACGCGACCTTCCAGCTCGAGGGCGGCGTCATCGCCCATATCAACATGTCCTGGGTGACGCGCGTCTATCGCGACGACCTCGTCACCTTCCAGGTCGACGGCACGCACGGCTCGGCGGTCGCCGGCCTTTCCGATTGCATGATCCAGGCGCGGCAGGCGACGCCCCGGCCGGTGTGGAATCCGGACGAGAAGCGGCTGCATGATTTCTACGGCGACTGGCAGAAGCTGCCGGACAACGTCTCCTACGACAACGGTTTCAAGGAACAGTGGGAGATGTTCATCCGTCACGTCTACGAGGACGCGCCCTACAAGTTCACGCTGCTCGAAGGCGCCAAGGGCGTGCAGCTCGCCGAATGCGCGCTGAAGAGCTGGAAGGAGCGGCGCTGGATCGA
Protein-coding regions in this window:
- a CDS encoding Gfo/Idh/MocA family protein — its product is MTTQRLGLIMNGVTGRMGLNQHLIRSIVAIRDQGGVRLKNGDRIMPDPILVGRSAEKVEALAKRFNIARWTTDLDAALADKNDTMFFDAATTQARPGLLTQAINAGKHVYCEKPIATNFEEALEVVKLANSKGVKHGTVQDKLFLPGLKKIAFLRDSGFFGRILSVRGEFGYWVFEGGWQEAQRPSWNYRDEDGGGIILDMVCHWRYVLDNLFGNVQSVVCIGNTDIPERFDEQGKKYKATADDSAYATFQLEGGVIAHINMSWVTRVYRDDLVTFQVDGTHGSAVAGLSDCMIQARQATPRPVWNPDEKRLHDFYGDWQKLPDNVSYDNGFKEQWEMFIRHVYEDAPYKFTLLEGAKGVQLAECALKSWKERRWIDVAPIKA